A DNA window from Streptomyces sp. 71268 contains the following coding sequences:
- a CDS encoding VgrG-related protein, translating into MVSQSVAKTLVVEVAGRPLPAAWANTLVEAYVDDSRTLPDLFLLRFRDPSRVFLEQAGIEIGAPVRLLAQAGEGASGPLLSGHVTALEVDIDDTGTFTVVRGLDESHRLLRGRRVASYQNMTLADVVSRVAQRAGLRPGTVDVAGPVLEHVAQPNVTDWEFIRTLAEGAGAQAWVMDGQLHVTKPTEAGGAPDTAARADSNPLVLEMGDNLLRCRAAVSAAEQVSAVEVRGWDVRAKQPLVGRAEAGTAATLELGLTAADAAKPFGEATYVATDAAYASQAEVDQAAKALAQRIAGSFAELEAVIRGNPAVRAGGAVTLTGVGKPFEGRYTVTSSRHVFDAVRGYETWLTVSGQQERSLYGLTGGTGGGGQTSGAHRAGLVNATVTDTKDPEGLGRVKVRFPWLSDEYASDWARTAQASGIGGGEAFIPEVGDEVLVGFEQARMDRPYVLAALYNGQDKPGGGGGQGAAGGGGAGGAGGGGAVDPTSGAVTKRAFGSKGGNKLELLDTANGPQGLRLVTGDGKLSINLDRKGTTIVLHSDGTVEIEATQQVSIKAGSGVSLDAGKGTLELAGDAVRLTARGGVEVNGGNGEVKLATGGSVEVRGNQVAVHGTNRTEVKGGSTVAINSPLVRIN; encoded by the coding sequence GCGTGGGCCAACACGCTGGTCGAGGCGTACGTGGACGACAGCCGTACCCTGCCCGACCTGTTCCTGCTGCGCTTCCGCGACCCGAGCCGGGTCTTCCTGGAGCAGGCGGGCATCGAGATCGGGGCGCCGGTGCGGCTGCTGGCCCAGGCCGGTGAGGGGGCCTCGGGGCCGCTGCTGAGCGGGCACGTCACCGCGCTTGAGGTGGACATCGACGACACCGGAACGTTCACGGTGGTGCGCGGCCTGGACGAGTCGCACCGGCTGCTGCGGGGCCGCCGGGTGGCCAGCTACCAGAACATGACGCTCGCCGACGTCGTCTCCCGCGTCGCCCAGCGCGCCGGCCTGCGCCCCGGCACGGTGGACGTGGCGGGGCCCGTACTGGAACACGTGGCCCAACCCAACGTCACCGACTGGGAGTTCATCCGCACCCTGGCCGAGGGGGCGGGGGCGCAGGCGTGGGTGATGGACGGACAACTGCACGTCACCAAGCCGACCGAGGCCGGCGGCGCCCCCGACACAGCGGCCCGCGCCGACAGCAACCCGCTGGTCCTGGAGATGGGTGACAACCTGCTGCGCTGCCGGGCCGCGGTCTCGGCGGCCGAACAGGTGTCGGCCGTGGAGGTGCGCGGCTGGGACGTGCGGGCCAAGCAGCCACTGGTGGGCCGGGCGGAGGCCGGCACGGCGGCCACCCTGGAACTCGGGCTCACGGCGGCGGACGCGGCCAAGCCATTCGGCGAGGCCACCTACGTCGCCACCGACGCCGCCTACGCCAGCCAGGCCGAGGTGGACCAGGCGGCGAAGGCGCTGGCCCAGCGGATCGCCGGCTCGTTCGCCGAGCTGGAGGCCGTGATCAGGGGCAACCCGGCGGTGCGGGCCGGCGGCGCGGTCACCCTGACCGGCGTCGGCAAGCCCTTCGAGGGCCGGTACACCGTCACCTCGTCCCGGCACGTCTTCGACGCCGTACGCGGCTACGAGACCTGGCTGACGGTCTCCGGACAGCAGGAGCGCTCGCTGTACGGGCTGACCGGCGGCACGGGCGGCGGCGGCCAGACCAGTGGCGCGCACCGGGCCGGGCTCGTCAACGCCACGGTGACCGACACCAAGGACCCGGAGGGACTCGGCCGGGTCAAGGTGCGCTTCCCGTGGCTGTCGGACGAGTACGCGAGCGACTGGGCGCGCACCGCGCAGGCCAGCGGCATCGGCGGGGGAGAGGCGTTCATCCCCGAGGTGGGCGACGAGGTGCTGGTCGGCTTCGAACAGGCCCGGATGGACCGTCCGTACGTGCTGGCCGCGCTCTACAACGGGCAGGACAAGCCCGGCGGTGGCGGCGGCCAGGGGGCCGCCGGTGGCGGCGGCGCCGGTGGCGCGGGTGGCGGCGGGGCCGTGGACCCGACCAGCGGGGCGGTCACCAAGCGGGCGTTCGGCTCCAAGGGCGGCAACAAGCTGGAACTCCTCGACACGGCGAACGGCCCGCAGGGCCTGCGCCTGGTCACCGGCGACGGGAAGCTCAGCATCAACCTCGACCGGAAGGGCACCACCATCGTGCTGCACAGCGACGGGACCGTGGAGATCGAGGCCACCCAGCAGGTGTCCATCAAGGCGGGCAGCGGCGTCTCGCTGGACGCGGGCAAGGGAACGCTGGAACTGGCCGGCGACGCGGTGCGGCTCACCGCCCGCGGCGGGGTCGAGGTCAACGGCGGCAACGGCGAGGTCAAGCTCGCCACCGGCGGCTCCGTCGAGGTGCGGGGCAACCAGGTCGCGGTGCACGGCACCAACCGGACCGAGGTGAAGGGCGGCTCGACCGTGGCCATCAACTCCCCGCTGGTACGCATCAATTGA
- a CDS encoding PAAR domain-containing protein — protein sequence MPAAARVGDPTGHPGVVGGPGVPTVLIGGRPAATVGTPHQCASPAAHPASPLRPPGSASVFIGGRPAARVGDAAGCGSPIVAGCPTVLIGG from the coding sequence ATGCCAGCAGCCGCCCGCGTGGGCGATCCGACCGGCCACCCCGGGGTGGTGGGCGGACCTGGCGTACCGACGGTGCTGATCGGCGGGCGCCCGGCGGCCACTGTCGGCACCCCGCACCAGTGCGCGTCACCCGCCGCGCACCCGGCGTCCCCGCTGCGCCCGCCCGGCAGCGCCAGCGTCTTCATCGGGGGCCGACCGGCCGCCCGGGTGGGCGACGCGGCCGGCTGCGGCTCGCCGATCGTCGCCGGGTGCCCCACCGTCCTGATCGGAGGCTGA
- a CDS encoding GPW/gp25 family protein produces the protein MVQQFIGAGWAFPPRTDATGSIALVRGGQEIAESIRLILSTSPGERPMRPEFGCALGDYVFAPADAGTAGQLAYEVRLALERWEPRIDVADVAVRFDEADEGVLYIDISYAIRGANDPRNLVFPFYVIPRHEEGT, from the coding sequence ATGGTCCAGCAGTTCATCGGCGCCGGCTGGGCCTTCCCGCCCCGTACCGACGCCACCGGCAGCATCGCCCTGGTCCGTGGCGGGCAGGAGATCGCGGAGTCCATCCGGCTGATCCTGTCCACGTCACCGGGCGAGCGCCCGATGCGCCCCGAGTTCGGCTGCGCGCTCGGCGACTACGTCTTCGCCCCGGCCGACGCGGGCACCGCCGGACAACTCGCCTACGAGGTGCGACTGGCCCTGGAGCGCTGGGAGCCACGCATCGACGTGGCCGACGTGGCGGTGCGCTTCGACGAGGCGGACGAGGGCGTGCTCTACATCGACATCAGCTACGCGATACGGGGCGCCAACGACCCGCGCAACCTGGTCTTCCCGTTCTACGTCATCCCCCGGCACGAGGAGGGCACATGA
- a CDS encoding putative baseplate assembly protein, with protein sequence MTLPSPNLDDRHFQGLVDEAKRLVQQRCPEWTDHNVSDPGVTLIEAFASMVDQLVYRLNRVPDKNYLAFLDLIGVRLYPPTAARTDVTFWLSAPQPEPVRVPAGTEVATVRTEAEEAVVFTTSSDLSVVPCSLAHLATWPLDGDATDGTEELALGRDVHCFGTTPRPGDCLYVGLSNPAPACVVVLRLDCRVEGVGVDPRRPPLLWEAWDGTAWVACEVDKDDTGGFNKAGEVIIHLPAQHATSVVARHTAGWIRCRLLKAAPDQPTYVASPTVREITAFTIGGTVEASHAETVTDEVIGVCEGVPGQSFQVARPPVVPSEEPFVVEVAEGAGWVEWTRVDNFAHSTAYERHITLDPNSGQVDFGPAVRERDGSLRLFGAVPPKGSTVRVRRYRTGGGRRGNVSRHALRILRSSMPYVARVDNRRPALGGVDGESVDDARVRGPLTLATLHRAVVPHDYEQLAREAAPDVARVHCVPVGELADDATESAEGRAGRAADAGGVRLLVVPAGRGDEQGRIRFEDLTPSSETLSMIGTHLDERRPLGTRLHVEPPYYQGVTVVAKVQAQRGAAADRLREAGLAALYGYFNPLSGGPDGDGWPFGRPVHAGEVYAVLQRLPGVELVEDVLLFPADPVTGDRAEPANKILLDQHALVFSFEHQLRVREV encoded by the coding sequence ATGACGCTCCCCAGCCCCAACCTGGACGACCGGCACTTCCAGGGGCTGGTGGACGAGGCCAAGCGCCTGGTGCAGCAGCGCTGCCCGGAGTGGACCGACCACAACGTCTCGGACCCCGGTGTCACCCTCATCGAGGCGTTCGCCAGCATGGTCGACCAACTCGTCTACCGGCTGAACCGGGTGCCCGACAAGAACTACCTGGCCTTCCTCGACCTGATCGGCGTCCGCCTCTACCCACCCACCGCGGCCCGCACCGACGTCACCTTCTGGCTCTCGGCCCCGCAGCCGGAGCCGGTGCGGGTCCCCGCCGGCACCGAGGTCGCCACCGTGCGCACCGAGGCCGAGGAGGCGGTGGTCTTCACCACCAGCTCCGACCTGTCCGTCGTGCCGTGCTCGCTGGCCCACCTGGCGACCTGGCCGCTGGACGGGGACGCCACCGACGGCACCGAGGAACTGGCGCTCGGCCGCGACGTCCACTGCTTCGGCACCACCCCGCGCCCCGGGGACTGCCTGTACGTCGGCCTGTCCAACCCCGCGCCGGCCTGCGTCGTCGTGCTGCGCCTGGACTGCAGGGTCGAGGGCGTGGGCGTGGACCCGCGCCGCCCGCCACTGCTGTGGGAGGCGTGGGACGGCACCGCCTGGGTGGCCTGCGAGGTGGACAAGGACGACACGGGTGGCTTCAACAAGGCGGGCGAGGTCATCATCCACCTGCCCGCCCAGCACGCCACGTCGGTGGTGGCCCGGCACACCGCCGGCTGGATACGGTGCCGGCTGCTCAAGGCCGCGCCCGACCAACCCACCTACGTGGCCTCGCCGACGGTGCGCGAGATCACCGCGTTCACCATCGGCGGCACCGTGGAGGCCAGCCACGCCGAGACCGTCACCGACGAGGTCATCGGTGTCTGCGAGGGGGTGCCGGGGCAGAGCTTCCAGGTGGCCAGGCCGCCGGTGGTGCCGAGCGAGGAGCCGTTCGTGGTCGAGGTCGCGGAGGGCGCGGGCTGGGTGGAGTGGACCCGCGTCGACAACTTCGCCCACTCCACCGCGTACGAACGACACATCACCCTGGACCCGAACTCAGGACAGGTGGACTTCGGTCCGGCGGTGCGCGAACGCGACGGATCGCTCAGGCTGTTCGGCGCCGTGCCACCCAAGGGCAGCACCGTGCGGGTGCGCCGCTACCGCACCGGCGGCGGGCGGCGCGGCAACGTCTCCCGGCACGCGCTGCGCATCCTGCGCAGCTCGATGCCGTACGTGGCGCGGGTCGACAACCGGCGTCCGGCGCTCGGCGGCGTCGACGGCGAGAGCGTGGACGACGCGCGGGTGCGCGGCCCGCTGACGCTGGCCACCCTGCACCGGGCCGTCGTGCCGCACGACTACGAGCAACTGGCCCGCGAGGCCGCGCCCGACGTGGCCCGGGTGCACTGCGTACCGGTGGGCGAACTGGCCGACGACGCTACGGAGTCCGCCGAGGGCCGGGCGGGGCGGGCCGCGGACGCGGGCGGGGTGCGGCTGCTCGTCGTGCCGGCCGGGCGCGGCGACGAACAGGGCCGGATCAGGTTCGAGGACCTGACCCCCTCGTCCGAGACGCTCTCGATGATCGGTACCCACCTCGACGAGCGCCGCCCGCTGGGCACCCGACTGCACGTCGAGCCGCCCTACTACCAGGGCGTGACCGTCGTCGCCAAGGTGCAGGCGCAGCGCGGCGCGGCGGCCGACCGGCTGCGCGAGGCCGGACTCGCCGCCCTGTACGGCTACTTCAACCCGCTCTCGGGCGGCCCCGACGGCGACGGCTGGCCCTTCGGGCGGCCCGTGCACGCCGGCGAGGTGTACGCCGTGTTGCAGCGGCTGCCCGGCGTCGAACTGGTCGAGGACGTGCTGCTGTTCCCGGCCGACCCGGTCACCGGGGACCGCGCCGAGCCCGCCAACAAGATCCTCCTCGATCAGCACGCGCTGGTGTTCAGCTTCGAGCACCAGTTGCGGGTCCGGGAGGTGTGA
- a CDS encoding phage tail protein — protein MRAVIPGLPTPHPLADQLPAVYLDQDFLVRFLGALDEVLAPVLLTLDNLPAYLHPRTAPDDFVAWMASWVATRTDEERPVNQRRAVVASAVVRHRERGTRAGLASAIRVETGIEPEITESGATTWAVEHGGALPGSAPPWVRVRLRVADPERFDRARLERLVAAEVPAHVGYRLEVLAAEATGEEPGGPA, from the coding sequence ATGCGTGCCGTGATCCCCGGGCTTCCCACCCCCCACCCGCTGGCCGACCAGCTCCCGGCCGTCTACCTGGACCAGGACTTCCTCGTACGGTTCCTCGGCGCGCTGGACGAGGTGCTCGCCCCCGTGCTGCTGACCCTCGACAACCTGCCCGCCTACCTGCATCCGCGTACCGCCCCGGACGACTTCGTGGCCTGGATGGCGAGTTGGGTCGCCACCCGCACGGACGAGGAGCGGCCGGTCAACCAGCGCCGGGCGGTGGTGGCCAGCGCGGTCGTACGCCACCGCGAGCGCGGCACGCGCGCGGGGCTGGCCTCGGCGATCCGGGTGGAGACCGGTATCGAGCCCGAGATCACCGAGAGTGGGGCCACCACCTGGGCGGTCGAGCACGGTGGCGCGCTGCCGGGCTCGGCGCCGCCGTGGGTGCGGGTCCGGCTGCGGGTGGCCGACCCGGAGCGCTTCGACCGGGCCCGCCTGGAGCGGCTGGTCGCCGCCGAGGTCCCCGCGCACGTCGGGTACCGCCTGGAGGTCCTGGCCGCCGAGGCGACCGGCGAGGAACCCGGGGGCCCGGCATGA
- a CDS encoding MerR family transcriptional regulator has translation MSELSRRSGVAIPTIKYYLREGLLPAGHATASNQAEYDADHLRRLRLVRALISFGGLSVTASREVLRAISEPLDLYHTLGVTHYALGAPVADTGARAGTGGPGTPDQDDDCAAEAAALVDRMGWSVGEESPGRTALAAGLRALRRVGADVGTDDLLPYAELAAATARVDLDHLAGIEDRIDVAERALVMTVLLEPVLATLRRMAQEHEAALRYPSESKQGPRPPAARAGTDNAEPGTGTGSHPAS, from the coding sequence ATGTCCGAGCTGAGCCGCCGCAGTGGGGTGGCCATCCCCACGATCAAGTACTACCTGCGCGAGGGGCTGCTGCCGGCCGGGCACGCGACGGCCAGCAACCAGGCGGAGTACGACGCGGATCACCTGCGGCGGCTACGGCTGGTCCGCGCGCTGATCAGCTTCGGCGGCCTCTCGGTCACCGCCAGCCGCGAGGTGCTGCGCGCCATCAGCGAGCCGCTCGACCTCTACCACACGCTCGGCGTCACCCACTACGCGTTGGGCGCGCCGGTCGCCGACACCGGCGCGCGCGCCGGCACGGGCGGCCCGGGCACCCCGGACCAGGACGACGACTGCGCGGCCGAGGCGGCGGCGCTGGTCGACCGGATGGGCTGGTCGGTCGGCGAGGAGTCACCGGGCCGCACCGCGCTGGCCGCCGGGCTGCGCGCGCTGCGCAGGGTGGGCGCGGACGTCGGGACGGACGACCTGCTGCCGTACGCCGAACTCGCCGCGGCCACCGCCCGGGTGGACCTTGACCACCTGGCCGGCATCGAGGACCGCATCGACGTCGCCGAACGCGCGCTGGTCATGACCGTGCTGCTGGAGCCGGTCCTCGCCACCCTGCGCCGGATGGCCCAGGAGCACGAGGCGGCGCTGCGCTACCCGAGCGAGTCGAAGCAGGGTCCGCGACCCCCGGCCGCCCGGGCTGGGACCGACAACGCCGAGCCGGGCACGGGCACCGGTTCCCACCCCGCGTCCTGA
- a CDS encoding class I SAM-dependent methyltransferase produces MDSTAGTPPPRLTRLTFHGPLSEERAARMIDRLARNEPRSILDIGCGWGEFLLRTLAATPGATGVGVDLNEEDIARGRALATARGLDERVTFHAESGVATTRGPADLVLCFGASHALTDAAPPGHTAAALEALRGLVNPGGRVVLGEGFWERTPAPAELAAMWPDASPDEHPSLAELVDLAVAAGFRPEWIESAGADEWEEFESGYRADVEEWLANHPTHPAAEETRARVDQQRSRWLRGYRGVLGIAYLTLVPVA; encoded by the coding sequence ATGGACAGCACTGCCGGTACACCACCCCCGCGCCTGACCCGCCTCACCTTCCACGGCCCGCTCTCGGAGGAGCGGGCCGCGCGCATGATCGATCGGCTCGCCAGGAACGAACCCCGATCCATCCTCGACATCGGCTGCGGCTGGGGGGAGTTCCTGCTCCGCACGCTCGCGGCGACGCCCGGCGCCACGGGCGTGGGCGTGGACCTGAACGAGGAGGACATCGCCCGGGGCCGGGCGCTCGCCACCGCGCGTGGGTTGGACGAACGGGTCACCTTCCACGCCGAGTCCGGCGTCGCGACCACCCGTGGCCCCGCCGACCTCGTGCTCTGCTTCGGCGCCAGCCACGCCCTGACCGACGCCGCGCCGCCCGGGCACACGGCCGCCGCGCTCGAGGCGCTGCGCGGCCTGGTCAACCCCGGCGGCCGGGTGGTGCTCGGCGAGGGTTTCTGGGAGCGCACCCCCGCGCCCGCCGAACTCGCCGCCATGTGGCCGGACGCCAGCCCCGACGAGCACCCCAGCCTTGCGGAGTTGGTCGACCTGGCGGTGGCCGCCGGGTTCCGCCCGGAGTGGATCGAGTCGGCCGGCGCCGACGAGTGGGAGGAGTTCGAGTCCGGCTACCGGGCCGATGTGGAGGAGTGGTTGGCGAACCACCCCACGCACCCTGCGGCCGAGGAGACCCGCGCCCGCGTGGACCAGCAGCGCTCACGTTGGCTGCGGGGCTACCGAGGCGTGTTGGGCATCGCCTACCTCACGCTGGTCCCGGTGGCGTGA
- a CDS encoding STAS domain-containing protein — MRQWHSEFQARCWYDDAITVVELHGEIDIVAAEALAPRLRRLIAAAGGEVIVDLRPVTFIDCSGLGLLCSLHERLMARGRRLRVLTTRPVTLKMLRLTRLHHAFVVHGSLREARSAAGLPLSSPPPAGHGPGGAGRAALGATIASVIPSYHRTRPRPDAPAAPSPHDG; from the coding sequence ATGCGCCAGTGGCATTCCGAGTTCCAAGCGAGATGCTGGTACGACGACGCGATCACCGTCGTCGAGCTTCACGGAGAGATAGACATCGTGGCAGCCGAGGCACTCGCGCCCCGGCTGCGCCGGCTGATCGCCGCGGCGGGTGGCGAGGTGATCGTTGACCTGCGGCCGGTGACCTTCATCGACTGCAGCGGGCTCGGCCTGCTGTGCTCACTGCACGAGCGGCTGATGGCGCGCGGGCGCCGCCTGCGCGTCCTGACCACCCGTCCGGTCACCCTCAAGATGCTGCGGTTGACCCGACTGCACCACGCCTTCGTGGTGCACGGCTCGCTGCGCGAGGCCCGCAGCGCGGCTGGCCTGCCGCTGAGTTCCCCACCACCGGCGGGCCACGGGCCCGGCGGCGCGGGGCGAGCGGCGCTCGGCGCGACCATCGCCAGCGTCATCCCCTCGTACCACCGGACCAGACCCCGGCCCGACGCGCCGGCGGCGCCCTCACCCCACGATGGGTGA
- a CDS encoding DUF3048 domain-containing protein — translation MVAVGCEDSSAPEDGTSPFTGLRAREAPVLAVKIDNVGPARPQSGLGSADIVYVERVEAGLSRLMAVYSSHLPPTVGPVRSARETDLELLRQFGEPAFAYSGAQSKLLPLVKDAPLHPVPPERVSDGYTRSDSRAAPHNLYLRPERALSAAPDADDAADIGFRFGAAPAGGRDTPSYTVRYPAAAISFAWAGERERYRVSMDGTSVPVADAKGRGPATVVVQGVTIRDSRFHDRSGSASPFTDTTGSGPALVLRDGKAHQARWERPAATRGTEFTTPDGECLAFARGPVWVAYVPREAVPSGAAGNSR, via the coding sequence CTGGTCGCCGTCGGGTGTGAGGACAGCTCGGCACCCGAGGACGGCACGTCCCCCTTCACCGGTCTCAGGGCGCGTGAGGCCCCGGTGCTCGCGGTGAAGATCGACAACGTCGGCCCGGCCCGGCCCCAGAGCGGCCTCGGCTCGGCCGACATCGTCTACGTCGAGCGCGTGGAGGCCGGCCTCTCCCGCCTGATGGCCGTGTACTCCTCCCACCTGCCACCCACCGTCGGGCCGGTGCGCAGCGCCCGGGAGACGGACCTGGAACTGCTGCGCCAGTTCGGCGAGCCGGCCTTCGCCTACTCGGGCGCGCAGTCCAAGCTGCTGCCGCTGGTCAAGGACGCCCCCCTGCACCCGGTTCCGCCCGAGCGGGTCAGCGACGGTTACACGCGCAGCGACAGCCGCGCCGCCCCGCACAACCTCTACCTGCGACCCGAGCGCGCGCTGTCCGCCGCGCCCGACGCCGACGACGCGGCGGACATCGGCTTCCGCTTCGGCGCCGCACCCGCCGGTGGCCGCGACACCCCCTCGTACACCGTCCGCTACCCGGCGGCGGCGATCTCCTTCGCCTGGGCGGGCGAGCGCGAGCGCTACCGGGTCTCGATGGACGGTACGTCGGTGCCGGTGGCCGACGCGAAGGGGCGCGGGCCGGCGACCGTCGTCGTGCAGGGCGTCACCATCCGCGACTCGCGCTTCCACGACCGCTCCGGCAGCGCCTCGCCGTTCACCGACACCACCGGCTCCGGGCCGGCCCTGGTGCTGCGCGACGGCAAGGCGCACCAGGCCCGCTGGGAACGGCCGGCCGCCACCCGGGGCACGGAGTTCACCACGCCCGACGGCGAGTGCCTGGCCTTCGCCCGTGGCCCGGTGTGGGTGGCCTACGTCCCACGGGAGGCCGTGCCGTCCGGGGCCGCGGGGAACTCCCGCTAG
- a CDS encoding helix-turn-helix domain-containing protein has protein sequence MSSPAQLALGDLHQINVRVSTHPGLSVRSLFSDVLGGPPQGVPPRIRQMIRAALPPGAARLLRSLFAASHSPIPCFLTSAMDPFAEGGVEAQLERIRDLSSDAVQHQVAEHFTGQPTAVWHRLFQHPRVFAAASASVQEAIWRAYEPLWRRTAAVRAREVERIGTALVTRQLPLVLADLGPGSWFDGSTLHFEEARRLHGGSLTRPRQGPDGNVLVLAPLSSGTRALAGCTVGAGSVRVGYPPAGLARALEGADAPGPADALVLVLGEQRATILRHGSREATMTEIANHLGCSPATVTYHCAQLERAGLVQRVRQGRTVRLRLADRGADLIDLLR, from the coding sequence GTGTCCTCGCCGGCTCAGCTCGCACTGGGTGACTTACACCAGATCAACGTACGGGTCTCCACGCACCCGGGCCTGTCGGTGCGCTCCCTCTTCTCGGACGTGCTGGGCGGCCCGCCGCAGGGCGTGCCGCCGCGCATCCGCCAGATGATCCGGGCCGCGCTGCCGCCCGGCGCGGCACGGCTGCTGCGGTCGCTGTTCGCCGCCTCCCACTCGCCCATCCCGTGCTTCCTCACCTCGGCGATGGACCCGTTCGCCGAAGGCGGCGTGGAGGCCCAACTCGAACGCATCCGGGACCTGTCGTCGGACGCCGTCCAGCACCAGGTGGCCGAGCACTTCACCGGCCAGCCGACCGCCGTCTGGCACCGGCTGTTCCAGCACCCCCGGGTCTTCGCCGCCGCTTCGGCCAGCGTCCAGGAGGCCATCTGGCGGGCGTACGAGCCGCTGTGGCGGCGCACGGCCGCCGTCCGGGCCCGGGAGGTCGAGCGCATCGGCACCGCCCTGGTCACCCGGCAACTCCCGCTCGTCCTGGCCGACCTCGGCCCGGGCTCCTGGTTCGACGGCTCCACCCTGCACTTCGAGGAGGCGCGCCGCCTGCACGGCGGCTCACTAACGCGTCCCCGGCAGGGCCCCGACGGCAACGTGCTGGTGCTCGCGCCACTGTCGTCGGGCACCAGGGCGCTGGCGGGCTGCACCGTGGGGGCGGGCAGCGTGCGCGTCGGCTACCCGCCCGCGGGCCTGGCCCGGGCCCTCGAGGGCGCGGACGCGCCGGGCCCGGCGGACGCGCTGGTGCTGGTGCTGGGCGAGCAGCGGGCGACGATCCTGCGGCACGGCAGCCGCGAGGCCACCATGACCGAGATCGCCAACCACCTCGGCTGCTCGCCGGCGACCGTGACGTACCACTGCGCGCAACTGGAGCGCGCCGGGCTCGTCCAGCGGGTGCGCCAGGGCCGCACGGTGCGGCTGCGGCTCGCCGACCGTGGCGCCGACCTGATCGACCTGCTCCGCTGA
- a CDS encoding SufS family cysteine desulfurase: MAIDVDKLRDDFPILRRTMESGARLVYLDSGATTHKPLQVLDAERDFYLTRNAAVHRGAHQLAEEATEAYEAARQTVADFVGAARDEVVFTKNATEGINLVAYGLGQATRSADGRGPIGPGDKIVATEMEHHANLVPWQQLAARTGARLDWFRLTDDGRLDLDDLDRLVDADTRVVAVSHQSNVLGTINPVRAIAERAHAVGAYVVVDAAQSVPHRPVDVTALGADFLAFSGHKMLGPSGVGVLWGRAELLAALPPFLTGGSMIEVVEMDHATFLPPPQRFEAGVPMAAQAVGLAAAVDYLRALGMGEVAAHEDALTARAIERLGEIPGVRIIGPREMTERGSAVSFTVADLHPHDVGQVLDERGIAVRVGHHCARPIVRRYGIPATTRATFYVYNTLEEVDALADGVRAAQAFFGR, from the coding sequence GTGGCCATCGACGTCGACAAGCTCCGCGACGACTTTCCGATCCTGCGACGGACCATGGAGAGCGGCGCGCGGCTGGTCTATCTCGACTCGGGCGCCACCACGCACAAGCCACTCCAGGTCCTGGACGCCGAGCGCGACTTCTACCTGACCCGCAACGCGGCCGTGCACCGGGGCGCGCACCAGCTCGCCGAGGAGGCGACGGAGGCGTACGAGGCGGCGCGGCAGACCGTGGCGGACTTCGTCGGCGCGGCCCGGGACGAGGTCGTGTTCACCAAGAACGCCACCGAGGGGATCAACCTCGTCGCCTACGGCCTGGGTCAGGCGACACGGAGCGCGGACGGCCGGGGTCCCATCGGGCCGGGCGACAAGATCGTGGCCACGGAGATGGAGCACCACGCCAACCTCGTGCCCTGGCAGCAGCTCGCGGCCAGGACCGGGGCCCGCCTCGACTGGTTCCGGCTGACCGACGACGGCCGGCTCGACCTGGATGACCTGGACCGGCTGGTCGACGCGGACACCAGGGTGGTGGCCGTCAGCCACCAGTCCAACGTGCTGGGCACCATCAACCCGGTGCGCGCCATCGCCGAGCGGGCGCACGCGGTGGGCGCGTACGTCGTGGTCGACGCCGCCCAGTCGGTGCCGCACCGGCCGGTGGACGTGACCGCGCTCGGCGCCGACTTCCTCGCCTTCTCCGGGCACAAGATGCTGGGACCCAGCGGCGTGGGCGTGCTGTGGGGCCGCGCCGAACTGCTGGCCGCGCTGCCGCCGTTCCTCACCGGTGGCTCGATGATCGAGGTCGTGGAGATGGACCACGCCACGTTCCTGCCACCGCCCCAGCGTTTCGAGGCGGGCGTGCCGATGGCGGCGCAGGCGGTGGGGCTCGCCGCGGCGGTGGACTACCTGCGGGCGCTGGGCATGGGCGAGGTGGCGGCGCACGAGGACGCGCTGACCGCCCGGGCGATCGAGCGGCTGGGCGAGATTCCCGGCGTGCGCATCATCGGCCCGCGGGAGATGACCGAGCGCGGCTCGGCCGTCTCGTTCACGGTCGCGGACCTGCATCCGCACGACGTAGGGCAGGTGTTGGACGAACGCGGCATCGCCGTGCGCGTCGGGCACCACTGCGCGCGCCCCATCGTCCGCCGCTACGGCATCCCGGCCACCACCCGGGCGACGTTCTACGTCTACAACACGCTGGAGGAGGTCGACGCGCTGGCCGACGGCGTGCGCGCGGCCCAGGCGTTCTTCGGCCGGTAG